TCGGTCGCAAATAAAAATCTTGGAGCCCCCATCGTGTCGCAGTAACCCCGCACTCTTCGATCAATATACCGAGCAAGACCTTTCATGTGACCTGCAAACTTTTACGACCGCGTTGGAGTATATTCAGCTAGCTTTGCAGGAATGGAGGAACTCATGGCTAACAACGACGTTGTTCTTGTAACCGGTGCCAGCACGGGATTCGGTCGGCTTACCAGCATCACGCTTGCGCAGCGTGGCTATACGGTCTTTGCCTCGATGCGCGACCTGACGGGTCGCAACCGGAGTCGCGCGGCGGATCTGGAGGAGTTGGGGCGCAAGGAGAATCTGCGGCTGCGCTTCGTTGAGCTCGATGTCACAAGCGATGCGTCGGTAGATCAGGCGGTGGAGCGCGTGATTCGGGAAGCCGGCAGGATCGATACAGTAGTGAACAACGCTGGAGTTGTCTACTCAGGACTGCTGGAATCCTTCACCGCGGAGCAGGCAAAACAGATCTTTGAGACTAATTTCTTTGGTCCGTTGCGTGTAAATCGGGCGGTGTTGCCGCACATGCGCCAGCGGCGAAGCGGCTTGTTGATCCACATCAGCAGCATCGCCGGGCGGCTGATTCTGCCCTCGATGGCGCTCTACTGCGCGACCAAGTTTGCCCTCGAAGCTATGGCAGAGACACTACGCTACGAGGTTTCCCAATTAGGGATCGATTCTCTTATCGTGGAACCGGGGGAGTATCCCACGGCGATCTTTGCAAACGCTGCTGAGGGGGCCGATCAGGCCAGAGCCGCCGATTACGGAGCGGTTGCCGAAGTACCTCGCAAAATCTTCGATGGCCTCGCCAACAATACCAACGATGTACAAGAGGTTGCCGATCGAGTGTTGGAACTGATCGAGATGCCGGCCGGGTCGCGTCCGGTACGCTCTCCGGTGGGTGCATTCCCCCGGCAGGCTCAACCGCTCAACGATCTCGCGCTGCAGTTCCAAACCGGCGCGATGCAGGCCTTTGGCTTGAGTGACCTGATGACGCTGCGCCGGGCAGAACGCCAGGTGGCGTAAGAATCAGCAATCAGCACCTTTCGGCTCACAGGGAATTGCTCAACACTACCCGGCGACAGTGGAGGGTTTCCTTAGGCTGCGTCGGCCGTGCCGGTCCGGGATTTTTCCAGGGCTTGGCGATCCCAATGGGCGAGCTTTGCTGCCGCTTCGTAGGTGCTTTGGCAGAAGCCGAGTAGCGCCTTGCTGGGCGAGGGGGCACTGCGTACATCGTCGTACATCAGAATGAATTCGCCGAGTTGGGGATTGTAGTGAGCGCCTTCCGGCTGCGCAGTGTATTCGCGGAATCCTGGAGGCTCTGGAGCCGCGTAGGAATAAAACGCTGCGTCTTTCACATCGCCGCTGCCTGGCCAAAAACCGACGCTGCTTACTTCGTGGGAGTAGGCTTCGCGGGTAACAGCGTCGGCTCCTGGACGCTCCGGAGCGCGGCGTCCTGAAAAGCGCGTGACCGCGAGATCGAAGCTGCCCCAGAAGAAATGTACGGGACTGGACTTTCCGATGAAGCGCGAACGGAATTCGGTGAATACTCGATCTACCGATACAAGAATTCGCCAGAACCTGTGAGCGTATTCCGGCTGATATGTGGCGTGGACACGGTCCTGGTCAAACGGGATTGGGTTGGGGATCTCCCTCGGCATCTTCCAGATCTTCACGTCTATGTGGGCGCTGGCCAGAAGCTCCATGAATTCCTGATAGAACTGCGCGACCGAACGGGAGACCAGCGGCAGAGTTCTGACCGCGCCATCGCTGGTTAACAACGCGAGTTTGTGATCGATAAAGTCGAATTGCACCTCGAACGCGCGCTTGTCGCTGGGAATAGAAGAAGTAGTAAGACCGCGTGCGCAAACGTACAGCGGAACGTTCCACCATTGATTGATCAGGGGCGTAAGCGCGAGGCGCACTTTGCCGACGATCTGCGTCCACATGTGGAGCGTGGCGTACGTATCTTTCCATGCTTCGAGCGGTAATGCGGGCCAGCACTCAGGCGAGTCGAGCAGGCTATTGTCGATGGATTCCCTCATGGTCCCAGCTCTGCCTCCGAGAGTTCCCCGCCACGTCGCCACGATCGTAGTTGCGCGAAACTGGTGTGCATTATAGCCATCGCAACAGCTCTCGTTTCAGCTCAAAGAGTTTCCTACTGGCGTTAGTTGCCTCTGTTCTTTTCTGCTGCCATTTGTTTTGCCAGTTCGGAGCGGAAGGCTTGTTCTTTGTCGGATACGAAGTTCTTGTATCCGTCTGGATCGACAAATGGATTCGCTCCGCCGCTCTTGAGTCTCGCAAACTTTGTCTCCATGCTGTAGTAATTACCGTGCGCACCCAGGAAAACATCGCACGGCAGCTGCCTGAGTACGCGAAACATGCTCTCGTAGTCAGCAGCAATCTCTGGATACTGAGGGTTATTCACCAGCTTGTATCCAGGATTCACATTCGGGCTGCCGACGATCACCACGTTGTATGTTTTTCCTGCCTCACTAACTTTTAGTGTCCACGTGGTGCAGCCCTTCGTGTGTCCCGGCGTCAAGTGCGCGGTCAGCACGACGCCGCCGAGCCTGACTTCGTCACCGTCGTGCAGAACGCGATCGACCTTCGCCGGAGGATAGAGATTGGCGGGTGAATTCCCATATTGGAAGTCGTCCTTGCCTCCGGACTCAACTACCGGGGCGTCGCCGGCCATCACCATGTACTGAGCTCGCGTCAGCTTCTTTAGCGCGGCGCTTCCGGCGTCGTGATCCCAATGGGCGTGGCTGATGAGCAGGATCTTCACCTCGGAAAAGTGGAAACCCAGCTTCTCGATGCTGCTGCGAATCTGGGGAACAGAACTCTCAAGGTTGCTGTTGATGAGGATGTTTCCCTGCGGCGTGGCAATCAGATACGAAGCTAGCCCGCGGCTGCCGACGTAATACACGTTGCCGACGATCTTGTGGGCCGGGAATGGCTCGGTCCAGCTTGGGTCGGTTTGCGCGAACAGGCTTGCGGTTAGGATAAAGAAGAAGGTGAGTAGGCGAGTGAGCATCACGACCATCACGATAATGATGCACTAGGTGCGAGGGCTGGAGGAAGTCTGCCTGCGCTACTCCCCGTCGTGCGAATGTGGAAAAACAACATATCCCCCGCGTCCGCCGCGGCGGACGCGAGGGATGAGTGTTGTTAGGGCAACAGCATCAGAAAACAGATTGACTTGCTTGCGTCAGCGCCGTTGGCGGCAGGACCGATTGTTCTGTACGGGATAGTTGTTGCTCTGGTATCCCGCCGGGTAGGCATATCCGCCGTTGTCGTCGGGACCACCGCTGTATCCACCGTTTCCGTAGTACCCGCCGTTATTTCCGTAGTTGCCGCCGTTGTTTCCGTAATATCCGCCGTTGTCGCCGTAGTAGGGATCGTAGTTGCCGTAGCCGTTATCGCCATAGGCGTACCGGTCGTATTGGTTTTGACGGCGGCGCTTGTCGATGGCGTATCCCGCCGATGCGCCCACTGCTGCTCCCACGAATGTGCCTGTCGATCCGCCGATCTTGTGTCCGATGATGGCGCCGGCCGCGGTGGATCCGCCGATGATGGCTACGCTCTTCCAGGTGTCCGAACTTTGAGCCTGTGCGGGCTGCAGTGCCACTAACGTGAAGGCTGCAACTATGGCAAGTGCCACAAAACGGGTGCTCTTGATCGCCTTAGTAGTGAGTGCGCCCAGTCTTTCATAGATGCTGGTGTAGGTCATGTGCCCTCTCCTCATAGAGCGCAAACCCACGTTCGGCGCCTTTGTCGCGAACTTTTAAGCGATTGTGAAGAGAGCTGAAGCAGAGTTGCTGAGGCAGGGACCCTTATCCGCTACCACGGCCCAGCGTGCAATTTCTTTCCCCGGTTTGGCTTATACAGGTTGCGGAAAAACGGTTGTGGAACTTCTAAAGACTGTCGTCCTGAGCCTATTTTGGCGAAGGATCTCCCGCGATATTTCAGACTTGATTGCAGCAGATGTGGCTCTTTCACGAGAATGCAGGTTTTTTTGGCAAAACGCCACACAACTGCAAGTACGTTCGACGCATTCCGGGAGATCCTTCGCCCAAAACAGGGGCTCAGGATGACAGTCTTAGGAACCGCCGTTGATTACCCGTCATTCTCACGAGTTTTTCCGCAGCCTGTTATAGCCGATCGCTTATCGCTGCTTTCACAGCGGAATATTCCCGTGCTTCTTCGGCGGGTTCTTCTCGCGCTTGGTGTCGAGCATCTCTAGCGCATCGATCAGCTTTTTGCGGGTATCGCGGGGACGGATTACGGCATCGATATATCCGCGTTCGGCTGCGACGTAGGGGTTGGCGAAGCGCTCGCGGAACTCTTCGATCTTCTTGCTGCGTTCGCGCTCCAGTATCTCTGTCCGCTCGGCTTCGGTTTTGCCCATCTGGGCGGCGCGTTCCAGTTCGCGCTTGTACACGATGTTCACGGCGCCCTCGGGACCCATTACTGCAATCTCGGCAGTTGGCCACGCGTAGTTCACGTCGGTGCGAATATGTTTTGACGACATGACGCAATATGCGCCGCCATAGGCTTTGCGCGTGATCACTGTCATTTTGGGAACGGTGGCTTCGGCGAAGGCGTAGAGCAGCTTGGCTCCGTGGCGGATGATGCCCCCATACTCCTGTTGCGTGCCGGGGAGGAAGCCGGGGACATCCTCGAACGTGACCAGCGGGATGTTGAAGGCATCGCAAAAGCGTACGAAGCGCGCGCCTTTGTCCGACGCGTTGATGTCGAGAACGCCGGCTAGAAATGCAGGCTGGTTGGCGACGATTCCCACCGATCTGCCGTTCAAGCGCGCAAATCCTACGACAAGATTCTTCGCAAATAGCTCCTGTACTTCGAAGAAGTAGCCATCATCGACTACGCGGGTTATTACGTCCTTGATGTCATACGGCTGATTCGATTGAGCTGGAACGATGCTGTCGAGCTCCGCGTCGGCGCGATCGGCGGGATCGGTGGTGGTACGGCGCGGCGGGTCGTCGATGTTATTGGACGGCACGAAGGTCATGAGCTCGCGAATCATAGAGAGGCACTCGGCGTCGTCGTGCGCTAGAAAATGCGCTACTCCTGATGTTTCGTTATGCGTAGTCGCGCCACCAAGCTGGTCTTTGGTGACCTCCTCGTGCGTGACCGTCTTGATTACGTCGGGACCGGTGACAAACATGTACGAGGTTTTATCGACCATGAAGACGAAATCGGTGATGGCCGGTGAGTAGACTGCGCCACCAGCGCACGGGCCCATGATCGCCGAGATCTGCGGGATTACTCCGCTGGAGAGCGTGTTGCGCAGGAAGATGTCGGCGTATCCGGCGAGCGACATCACGCCTTCCTGAATGCGCGCGCCTCCGGAGTCGTTGAGGCCAATGAGAGGAGCGCCGACGCGCATGGCCATGTCCATGATCTTCACGATCTTGCCGGCGTTAGATTCGGAGAGCGAGCCGCCGAAGACCGTGAAATCCTGCGCGAAGACGAAGACGAGCCGGCCCTCGATACGTCCATAGCCGGTAACGAAGCCGTCGCCGAGCACTTTCTGCTGGTCCATGCCGAAGTCGGTGGCACGATGTGTGACAAAGCGGTCGGTCTCCTCGAACGTGCCTTCGTCCAGCAGAAAGTTGATGCGCTCGCGAGCCGAGAGCTTCCCCTCTTTGTGCTGGCGCTCGCGCCGCTCCTGCCCACCGCCGGCTTCGGCAGCAGCTTCGCGCCGTTTCAAGTCTTCGAGCTTTTGTTCGAGGTTCATGGAAGGGCGATTATAAAAGACGCGACTTCTGGAAGAGGCAAGAACAAAATCCAAAGCTAGAACACGGATTGGACGGATTTAACGGATCGGACGGATGAATGTGGAGCGAGACTTCGCTGTAAACGAGTGACCGCTTCCAATTCCTGAACAAGTGTAAGCATATCTGCTCCCTTTCCATCCCAAATCCAGAAATGGCTATCCGTCCGATCCGTTGCATCCGTCCGATCCGTGTTCGGTTTTCGTTTGTTGATTGACGCGTTCAAACCCGCGCCCAATGCCCTCTCTCCACTTCTTTCAGCGGCAAGTCGGCGTATTGCCGGGCCTCCACCATCGCCAGTGCCTCCTCGCGATTGCTATGAAGTGTAGGGATTGCTTTGAGCAGACCGCGCGTGTACTCGTGCGCCGGAGCCGTGAAAACCTGCTGGGCCTTTCCGCTTTCGAGCACTTGTCCGCGATACATGACGGCGATTCGATCTACAACCTGCGAAACCACGCCCAAATCGTGGGAGATGAAAAGCATCGACAACGAAAACTTCTCGCGCAATCGCGCGAGCAAATCGAGTATCTGGGCCTGCACAGTTACGTCGAGGGCGGTAGTCGGCTCGTCGGCGATCAATAATTGCGGGCGATTCACGATGGCCATGGCAATCATCACGCGTTGACGCTGTCCGCCAGAGAGCTGATGCGGATAATCTCTCGCCCTGCTTGCGGGATTCGGAATTGCGACTTCGTCGAGCGCGGCTACCGCGCGCGTCCAAGCTTCTTTGCCGCGGATGGTTTCATGCGCGAGGATGGCTTCGGCTACCTGGTCGCCTACTCGCATTAGCGGATTCAGCGCGGTCATCGGTTCCTGGAAGATCATGGTTATAGCGCGTCCGCGAAGTTTGCGCATCCGCTCTTCTGCAGCGCTGAGCAGCTCTTCTCCGGCAAAGCGGATGCTTCCGCTAACGCGCGCCTGAGGAGCCAGTAGTCGCATGATTGCCAATGATGTAACGGATTTCCCGCTGCCGGATTCCCCGACCAATCCGACCGACTCTCCCGTGCCGATGGAGAAACTCAAGTCACGGACCGCCGCCGTTGAGCCAAAGGAGATATCGAGATGCTCGACACTGAGAAGGGGCGGGGACATGCTCATGCATTCATATCACACGAAAACGGAATCTCACGACGCAAGAACGGACAACCCAAATCAACCACAGAGGGCACGAAGTATCACGAAGGAAGGATGGGCATAACGATTCCTACATTCGCCTTTGTGTTCCTTCGTGTCCTTTGTGGTTTCATCCGGCTTTTCTCCGTGCCTCCGTGTCTCCGTGGTGAAGATGCCTTCCCACTTCATCCCGGCGGCTATAATTGCCGGTTTTTAGACGCTTCGGAGAGGACCTACACACGATGCTCGATCGCAGACGCTTTCTCGCCGTCTGTTCGCAGTTGGGACTCACTTCAACGCTCTTTCCCGGCGTGCTTTGGGGCATGGCCGAACCTCAGGGCAAGGTTACGAAGGAGATGATTGGCAGCGCGGCAGATATCGCCGACGTCCCCATTCCCGACGATCTGCGCGAAACGATGCTCGAAAGTCTGGACCAAAACAGGAAGAACTACGACGAGATTTACAAGCTGCACATCGCAAACTCGGTGGCGCCCGCTTACGTCTTCGATCCAGTGCTTCCTGGAATGAAGTTTGAGACCGTGAAGCGTCCGCTACGCATGTCCAGCGCTCCGGCGCTGAATATAAGTGGTGCTCCGAAGAATATCGAGGATGTTGCCTTCTACAGCGTTCGCCAACTGGCGGAACTAGTTAGAACACGCAAAGTGTCATCGGCTGCTCTTACTGACATGTATCTCACGCGCTTGAAGAAGTACGATCCGATCCTGAAGTTCGTGATCACGCTCACCGAAGACCGCGCACATGCGAAGGCGCAAGAAGCCGATCGAGAGATTGCGGCCGGCAAATAT
This region of Terriglobales bacterium genomic DNA includes:
- a CDS encoding SDR family oxidoreductase, with the translated sequence MANNDVVLVTGASTGFGRLTSITLAQRGYTVFASMRDLTGRNRSRAADLEELGRKENLRLRFVELDVTSDASVDQAVERVIREAGRIDTVVNNAGVVYSGLLESFTAEQAKQIFETNFFGPLRVNRAVLPHMRQRRSGLLIHISSIAGRLILPSMALYCATKFALEAMAETLRYEVSQLGIDSLIVEPGEYPTAIFANAAEGADQARAADYGAVAEVPRKIFDGLANNTNDVQEVADRVLELIEMPAGSRPVRSPVGAFPRQAQPLNDLALQFQTGAMQAFGLSDLMTLRRAERQVA
- a CDS encoding DUF5996 family protein — translated: MRESIDNSLLDSPECWPALPLEAWKDTYATLHMWTQIVGKVRLALTPLINQWWNVPLYVCARGLTTSSIPSDKRAFEVQFDFIDHKLALLTSDGAVRTLPLVSRSVAQFYQEFMELLASAHIDVKIWKMPREIPNPIPFDQDRVHATYQPEYAHRFWRILVSVDRVFTEFRSRFIGKSSPVHFFWGSFDLAVTRFSGRRAPERPGADAVTREAYSHEVSSVGFWPGSGDVKDAAFYSYAAPEPPGFREYTAQPEGAHYNPQLGEFILMYDDVRSAPSPSKALLGFCQSTYEAAAKLAHWDRQALEKSRTGTADAA
- the bla gene encoding subclass B3 metallo-beta-lactamase, which gives rise to MLTRLLTFFFILTASLFAQTDPSWTEPFPAHKIVGNVYYVGSRGLASYLIATPQGNILINSNLESSVPQIRSSIEKLGFHFSEVKILLISHAHWDHDAGSAALKKLTRAQYMVMAGDAPVVESGGKDDFQYGNSPANLYPPAKVDRVLHDGDEVRLGGVVLTAHLTPGHTKGCTTWTLKVSEAGKTYNVVIVGSPNVNPGYKLVNNPQYPEIAADYESMFRVLRQLPCDVFLGAHGNYYSMETKFARLKSGGANPFVDPDGYKNFVSDKEQAFRSELAKQMAAEKNRGN
- a CDS encoding acyl-CoA carboxylase subunit beta produces the protein MNLEQKLEDLKRREAAAEAGGGQERRERQHKEGKLSARERINFLLDEGTFEETDRFVTHRATDFGMDQQKVLGDGFVTGYGRIEGRLVFVFAQDFTVFGGSLSESNAGKIVKIMDMAMRVGAPLIGLNDSGGARIQEGVMSLAGYADIFLRNTLSSGVIPQISAIMGPCAGGAVYSPAITDFVFMVDKTSYMFVTGPDVIKTVTHEEVTKDQLGGATTHNETSGVAHFLAHDDAECLSMIRELMTFVPSNNIDDPPRRTTTDPADRADAELDSIVPAQSNQPYDIKDVITRVVDDGYFFEVQELFAKNLVVGFARLNGRSVGIVANQPAFLAGVLDINASDKGARFVRFCDAFNIPLVTFEDVPGFLPGTQQEYGGIIRHGAKLLYAFAEATVPKMTVITRKAYGGAYCVMSSKHIRTDVNYAWPTAEIAVMGPEGAVNIVYKRELERAAQMGKTEAERTEILERERSKKIEEFRERFANPYVAAERGYIDAVIRPRDTRKKLIDALEMLDTKREKNPPKKHGNIPL
- a CDS encoding ABC transporter ATP-binding protein; amino-acid sequence: MSPPLLSVEHLDISFGSTAAVRDLSFSIGTGESVGLVGESGSGKSVTSLAIMRLLAPQARVSGSIRFAGEELLSAAEERMRKLRGRAITMIFQEPMTALNPLMRVGDQVAEAILAHETIRGKEAWTRAVAALDEVAIPNPASRARDYPHQLSGGQRQRVMIAMAIVNRPQLLIADEPTTALDVTVQAQILDLLARLREKFSLSMLFISHDLGVVSQVVDRIAVMYRGQVLESGKAQQVFTAPAHEYTRGLLKAIPTLHSNREEALAMVEARQYADLPLKEVERGHWARV